From the Thermus antranikianii DSM 12462 genome, the window GTGGGGTATACGTGGCCGCCTGGGACGGCCGGGTGCGCCGCTTCAAGGCCCAGGCCCTGGAGTGGAGCGCCGACACGGGGGCAGAGATCACCGCCGCTCCCCTGGTCTTGGGGGAGCGGGTCTTCGTGGCCAGCCGGGACGGAAGCCTCTATGCCTTTGAACGGGACCGCCTCCTCTACCGCTTCCAGGCGGGAGGCCACCTTTCCGCCAGCCCCACCTTCCACCGGGGCCTCCTTTTCCTGGCCTCGGAGGACGGGTTCCTCTACGCCCTGGACCCGGACACAGGCGCCTTACGCTACAAGGTGAGAACCGGTCCCGTGCACGCCCCCGTGGCCGCCTACCGGGGGGTGCTCTTCATCCCCACCTGGGAGGGGGAGGTCTACGCCTTTGATCCCTTGAGCCGGGAAACCCTCTGGAACACCGCCGTGGAGGGCGAGATCTGGGGCGGGCTGGCCCTGGACGAGGAGCGGGTCTATGTGGCCGCCTGGGACGGGGTCTTGAGGGCCCTGGACCAGGCCACGGGGGAGGAGGTGTGGAGCCTCGAGGTGGGCAAGGTGACGGCAGGCCTTTCCTACGCTGCCGGGCATGTGTACGTGGCCACGGAGGAGGGGCGTTTCCTGGCGGTGGACCAAAGGGGCCAGGTGGTCTTTGAAGCTACGGGCCTGGGGGCGGTTCAAGTGCCGCCTCTGCCCCTGTCCCAGGAGATCCTGGTGGCCAACCTGGCGGGGAAGCTCTTCCGCTTTGGCGTAGGATAGGGGCATGGAGGCGGTGAGCACGGATAAAGCCCCCCCGGCCATCGGCCCCTACTCCCAGGCGGTGCGGGCTGGGGGGCTGGTCTTCGTTTCCGGCCAGATTCCCCTGAAGCCCGACGGCACCCTGGTGGAGGGGGATATCCGCGCCCAGACGGAGCAGGTCATGGAGAACTTGCAGGCCATCCTGGAGGCCGCAGGCTCCAGCCTTTCCCGGGTCGTTCAAACCACCTGCTTCCTTTTGGACATGGAGGACTTTCCCCTTTTTAACGAGGTTTATGCCCGCTATTTCTCGCCCCCCTACCCAGCCCGGGCCACGGTGGCGGTGAAGGCTTTGCCCAGAGGGGTCCGGGTGGAGGTGGCCTGCATCGCCCTGGCGGATTAAGGCACGAGGGCAAAAAAGCGTAAAATATCGGCATGACGGTCCAGGAAAACCAAGCGGAAGAACTTCTCCACCGCTTTCGCCAAGGGGATGTGCGGGCCCTGGCCCGGGCCCTCACCCTGGTGGAATCGGGACACCCTGTGGGGCAGGAACTCCTCAAGCGCCTGCGGGGACAGGCCCGGGCCAAGGTGGTGGGCATCACGGGAAGCCCGGGAGCTGGCAAGAGCACCCTCACCGACCGCTTGATCCTGGAGGCCAGGAAGCGGGGAGAGCGGGTAGGGGTCTTGGCGGTGGACCCCTCCAGCCCCTTCACCGGAGGGGCCATCCTGGGGGACCGGATCCGCATGATGCGCCACCACCAGGACCCGGGGGTCTACATCCGCTCCCTGGCCTCGAGGGGAGCCCTGGGGGGCTTGGCGGGGGCCACGGTGGCCGCCTTAGCCCTTCTGGAGGCCTTCGGCTTTGACCGCATCTTCGTGGAAACCGTGGGGGTGGGGCAAAGCGAGGTGGACATCGCCCGGGTGGCGGACACCACCCTTCTCGTCCTCACCCCAGCGGCGGGGGATGCGGTGCAGGCCTTCAAGGCCGGGGTCATGGAGATCGCCGATCTCTTTGCCGTGAACAAGTTTGACCTACCCGGCGGGGAGAGGATCATCCAGGAGCTGAAAAGCGCTCTGGAGCTGGCCCCTCCCCGGCCCGGGGGATGGCACCCTCCCATCTACCCCACGGTGGCGGCCACGGGGGAAGGGGTGGAGGCCCTCTTTGAGGGGCTGGAGGCCCATTACCAGCACCTCGTAGCCCACGGGCTCCTCGAGGCCCATCGGCTGGAACGGGCCCGTTTCGAGGTGGAAAGCGTCATCCAGGAATGGGGGCGGAAGAGAACCCAAGGCGCAGGCGACCTGGTAGCCCGGGTGGCCCGGGGAGAGCTTTCCCCGGAGGAAGCCGCCTTGGCCCTTCTGGACCCCAAGACCCACCCCTAGGCCCCAGGCTCCGGGGAGGAATCCTGCCGGGAGGGACGCCAGCGGGCCAGGGCCTTTAAGAGGGTTTCCCGCTCATTGGGATAGGAAAGGCGCTCCAGGGCTTCGGAGGCAGGCAGGAAAAAGGCCTCCTCCACCTCGGTGAGCTGGGGCCGGGGTTCGCCCCCGCGGTAGACCATAAGAAAATAGTGGACCTCCTTGCTCACCGTAACCGGTTCTCCCCCGTTCCGGACGGTGAAGTAGTAGCGTACCTTGCCCAAGGGGGAAACCACCGCCGCCTCCACCCCGGTTTCCTCCCGCACCTCCCGCACCGCCGTCTCCGGATAACGCTCCCCGGGCTCCACCTGCCCCTTGGGAAGGGTCACCACCCGTCCTCCCTTCAGGGACACCACCAATACCTCGGGAACCCTTCCCCGAAGGACCACGCCCCCGGCGGACACCACCCGCTTTCTGGCCACCCGGACCTGACGCTTTCTCCGCACGTTATTCCGCC encodes:
- a CDS encoding RidA family protein; translation: MEAVSTDKAPPAIGPYSQAVRAGGLVFVSGQIPLKPDGTLVEGDIRAQTEQVMENLQAILEAAGSSLSRVVQTTCFLLDMEDFPLFNEVYARYFSPPYPARATVAVKALPRGVRVEVACIALAD
- the meaB gene encoding methylmalonyl Co-A mutase-associated GTPase MeaB, whose translation is MTVQENQAEELLHRFRQGDVRALARALTLVESGHPVGQELLKRLRGQARAKVVGITGSPGAGKSTLTDRLILEARKRGERVGVLAVDPSSPFTGGAILGDRIRMMRHHQDPGVYIRSLASRGALGGLAGATVAALALLEAFGFDRIFVETVGVGQSEVDIARVADTTLLVLTPAAGDAVQAFKAGVMEIADLFAVNKFDLPGGERIIQELKSALELAPPRPGGWHPPIYPTVAATGEGVEALFEGLEAHYQHLVAHGLLEAHRLERARFEVESVIQEWGRKRTQGAGDLVARVARGELSPEEAALALLDPKTHP
- a CDS encoding NUDIX hydrolase; translated protein: MRRKRQVRVARKRVVSAGGVVLRGRVPEVLVVSLKGGRVVTLPKGQVEPGERYPETAVREVREETGVEAAVVSPLGKVRYYFTVRNGGEPVTVSKEVHYFLMVYRGGEPRPQLTEVEEAFFLPASEALERLSYPNERETLLKALARWRPSRQDSSPEPGA